DNA from Terriglobales bacterium:
ATCTCAGCATCCAGCAGGAGCTGATGCCGAAGATGGTGTTTGAGCTGGACTACGTGGGCACGGCCGGACACAAGTTGTTCCGCGCGCAGGACATCAACCGCATCCCGGGCGGCCGTCTGGACGAGGGCACCTGCGTGGTCGATAACTTCGGCCGCACGGTGTGCAGCCGCCTGAACAGCGCCATCAACCCAATCACCGGCACGCCAGTCAACGACACCGGCCGTTTGAACGCGAACTACGGCACGATGCGTAATTGGCAGAACAGCGCGAGTTCGAACTACAACGCCCTGCAAGCGTCTTTGCGCCTGCAGGCGTGGCACGGCCTCACGCTGAACACGTCGTACACCTGGAGCCACTCGATCGACGATGGTTCCACCTGGCATAGCGGCGCGACCTCGGCCAATGGTGCGGCGGCGGGTGAGGGCTACAGCCTCGACTACAGCTTGCCGGGTCTGGATCGCGGCAACTCGATCTACGACATCCGTCACCGGCTGGTCGTCAACTACGTGTACGAGCTGCCCTGGTACAGGGACCAGCAGGGCTTCATCGGACACGTGCTGGGTGGCTGGCAGTTGAACGGCATCTGGAGCTTCCAGACGGGCGCGCACTGGAGCCCGTGGTGCAACCGCGCGGCGCCGGGCTTCCAATCTCGTCCTTGCGACTTCAACAAGGATGCGGTCGCGAACGACCGGCCCAGTGCGATCGCCAACAACTTCGACCCCTCACACGACCAGTGGGCCGATGGTTGGGGCAGCGGCACATTCAACTGCGCTTTCCTCGGCACCTGCCCGATCACGGATGGGTTCTTCTTCAAGCCGTGCGACGCGGGCGAGGTTTGCACCAGCAACCTTGGGCGCAACACGTTCGTGGGTCCGAGCTTCTTCGGTGTGGACATGTCGATCTTCAAGAACCTGAAGATCACGGAGCGGGTGAACATGCAGTTCCGCGCCGAGATGTTCAACGCCTTCAACCACACGAACTTCCAACTGCCGGCGAGCCCCAACAATCGCGTGAACGTCGGGTTCTTCGGCCAGTCGGGCGGCACGTTCAACCCGCGCCAGCTCCAGTTCGGCCTGAAGCTCAGCTTCTAACCGGACGGAACCTAACCCGATGGGGCCCGGCGACGAGCCGGGCCCCATTTTCATTGCGGTCAACGGAGGGGTCTTGTGACACAACCCGGCCGGTACTCCCTGGCTTCGGCGCTCTTCGCGCTCGGGCTTTTCCTGGTGGCCGGCTGCCCGCTGGCCGCGCCGCAGAACGACACGGGCTCGATCGTGGGACAGATCAGCATCGCGCGCAGCGGCCACCCTCCATCCCGTATCAAGGTTGCGCTGGAGGCGCGTGGCGCGGTCGTGAACGAAGTGTGGACCGACGACGAAGGGCGCTACTCCTTCCTGTTCCTCGTGCCGAACCTGTACCACGTCAAAGTGAATGACGAGCGCTTCCAGCCGTACAGCGAGGACGTGTCCGTCAACCCAGTGTTCACGCGCAGTAACATCCTGAACATCACTCTGATCCCCAAACCCCCCGAGAAACCCGCCGTACCGCAGCCGCAGGTCGCAGGCCAGAATCCTTACGTTGTCGACGCCTCTTACGCGAAGGAGTTTCCCAAGAAGGTCATCAAGGAGTTCGAGGCGGGAGTGAAGGAGCAGGATAAGGGAAAGCTGGAGAAGGCCATCAAGCACTTTGAGCAGGCGCTCACGCTCGCGCCCGACTTCTATCCCGCGCACAACAACCTGGGGACCGCCTACGTGACGCAGGGGAGATTCGACCTGGCGCGGGAGCAGTTCGAGTCGGTGCTGAAGCTGAACCAGGGGGATACGCAGGCGTACTTCAACCTTGGGAACGTGTTCCTGCTCACGGAAAATTTTCCCGAGGCGCGGCGCATCCTGGAGGAAGGCCTGCGGCGGCAGCCGCAGGTGGCGCTCGGGCATTTCCTGCTCGGGACCGTGCTGGCCCGGACGCACGAGAACGATGCCGCGGAACGCGAGCTGCGCAAGGCGCAGGAGCTCGACCCGCTCAACCCCAAGGTCCACCTGGAGCTGGTGAACCTGTACTTGCAGCAGCAGAAGAGGCAGCTCGCCATCGCGGAACTGCACGCCTTCCTCACGCGCTTCCCCGATGACCCGCTGGCGCCGCAGGCGCGCGCGGTGCTGGGGCGGCTGGAAGGAAGCAGCGCGAAGCAGTAAGACGCGCGCTCAGGGATAAGGATGGGCGATGAGATCGTTCGCCGCCCTCGGCTCAGGATGACACTCAGCGCAGGTCCGCGGGCGTGTAGCTGCAGAACTGGGGCCGCAAGCGGCAGGCTTCCTGGAACTCGGGCTTGGCGGCGGCACGGCGGCCGGCCTGGTAGAGCGCGATGCCGAGATTCAGGCGCGCTTCTGCGAGCGTGGGATCGAGCTTGACCGCGTGCTGATAGCTCTCGAGCGCCGCCTGCGGCTTGCCGGTCTGGCCAAGGGCGATCCCGAGAAAGTTATAGAGCGGCGCCTCTTCGACGCCTAGTTCCGCGGCACGGCCGAGCAGCTTCGCGGCGTTCGGGTAATCCTGCTGGCGGATGCGGAACATCCCCAAGTCGCGGTACGCGAGGCCGAAGTTGGGCTGGATCTCGAGCACCTTTTCGAAGGCGGCGAGGCCTTCCGGCTCGCGCCCCTGCGCCAACTCGATCCAGGCGAGCTGGTACCATGCACGGAAATTGCGCGGATTTTGCTCCAGGGCCTTGTTGAGCCATGTCCGCGCTTCTTCGTCCTGCTGCTGGGCGTGGAGCGTCCGCGCCAAGCCGAGCATGGCCTGGTCGAAGGTGGGATTCAACTCAAGCGTCTTGCGGAACTCCGCGGTCGCGCGCGGAACGTCACCCGCGCGGGTGTAGCCCTCGGCCAGCAGGAAGGGGATGAGGTACATCTTCGGGTCGGTCTCGCGGACGCGGGCGAGCACGGCCTCGGCTTCGGCGAAGCGGCCGAGCTGGAGCAGGTCGGTGGCCTGCAGGATGGCGTTGAACTCCGCCAGCTTCGACTTGGGGTCGGGAAGCGCGGCAGCCGTGCCGCCTTCCGGCACCGGCGCCTTGTACGCCATGTAGCCCAGGGCGCGCAGCTTGCCGGCAGCTTCGGGGTCGAGCTGCTCGCCGCCGGCGGCGAGCTCGGGCGGAGCGAAATCCTTCATGCGCTGCGCGAGCTTCTCCTTGAGGGCCGCGCCCACCGCCGGCGACTGCGGCCCGAGCAGGTTGCGCTGCTCGTTGGGATCGTTGTCCAGGTCGTAGAGCTCCGGCTGGGGCGCCTCGATGTAGTGGTAACGCGCGTTCTCCAGGCTGCGAAGCGCGCTCCAGCCGAAGGAGCTGTAGGGATAGAGCGTCTGGGCGTAGGCGAGCGAGGTGTCGTCGGCGCGCAGCAAGCTGGGCGCCTGGAACTGCTTCTGGATGGAGTCGCGCAGGCCGAGGATCTCGAGGATGGTCGCGGGGATGGCGATGGTCTCGACGGCGGCGCCTTCGCGGCGCGGCTGGGAGAACTTGCCGCGCGGCGGCTTCACCACCAACGGGACGTGCGTGGTCGACTGATAGATGAAGTAGCCGTGCTCGCGCTCGCCGTGCTCGCCGAGCGACTCGCCGTGATCGCTGGTCAGAACGATGAGCGTGGAATCGTAGAGGCCGGCCTGCTTGAGCCAGGCAAAGACGCGGGCGAGCTGGCTGTCGGCGTAGGCGATCTCGCCGTCGTAGGGGCGGTCGCGGTACTCGGAGGCGAAGGGCTCGGGCGGCGCGTAGGGGCTGTGCGGGTCGTAAAGGTGGAGCCAGAAGAAGAAGGGCCGGCCGGCGCGCTTCTGCTTGAGCCAGGCCAGGGCGTGGTCGACGCTCTCGCCGGCGCGGCGATCGACGAGGCCGAGGTCCTTCTCCATGAAGGCTTTGCCGGTGAAGGCGTCGTAGTAGGAGTCGAAGCCGCGGGCCATGCCGAAGCTGCGGTCGAGGACGAACGAGCTGACGACCGCGCCGGTGGCGTAGCCGGAGCGCTTCATGGCCTCGGGCAGCGTGGCGACGCCGGGGCGGAGCGGCTGACCGGTGAAGTCCTGCACGCCGTTCCAGAAGGGATAGGTGCCGGTGAGGATGGCGACGTGCGACGGCCAGGTGAGCGGCACCTGCGCGATGGCGCGGTCGAAGACGATGGCGTCGCGGCAGAGGCCGTCGATGGCCGGCGTCTTGATCTC
Protein-coding regions in this window:
- a CDS encoding tetratricopeptide repeat protein; the protein is MTQPGRYSLASALFALGLFLVAGCPLAAPQNDTGSIVGQISIARSGHPPSRIKVALEARGAVVNEVWTDDEGRYSFLFLVPNLYHVKVNDERFQPYSEDVSVNPVFTRSNILNITLIPKPPEKPAVPQPQVAGQNPYVVDASYAKEFPKKVIKEFEAGVKEQDKGKLEKAIKHFEQALTLAPDFYPAHNNLGTAYVTQGRFDLAREQFESVLKLNQGDTQAYFNLGNVFLLTENFPEARRILEEGLRRQPQVALGHFLLGTVLARTHENDAAERELRKAQELDPLNPKVHLELVNLYLQQQKRQLAIAELHAFLTRFPDDPLAPQARAVLGRLEGSSAKQ
- a CDS encoding sulfatase-like hydrolase/transferase, with the translated sequence MKRAFATVLLLLAAGGALAQKSAPARKAAAGRPNVLLITIDTLRADRVGCYGYKEIKTPAIDGLCRDAIVFDRAIAQVPLTWPSHVAILTGTYPFWNGVQDFTGQPLRPGVATLPEAMKRSGYATGAVVSSFVLDRSFGMARGFDSYYDAFTGKAFMEKDLGLVDRRAGESVDHALAWLKQKRAGRPFFFWLHLYDPHSPYAPPEPFASEYRDRPYDGEIAYADSQLARVFAWLKQAGLYDSTLIVLTSDHGESLGEHGEREHGYFIYQSTTHVPLVVKPPRGKFSQPRREGAAVETIAIPATILEILGLRDSIQKQFQAPSLLRADDTSLAYAQTLYPYSSFGWSALRSLENARYHYIEAPQPELYDLDNDPNEQRNLLGPQSPAVGAALKEKLAQRMKDFAPPELAAGGEQLDPEAAGKLRALGYMAYKAPVPEGGTAAALPDPKSKLAEFNAILQATDLLQLGRFAEAEAVLARVRETDPKMYLIPFLLAEGYTRAGDVPRATAEFRKTLELNPTFDQAMLGLARTLHAQQQDEEARTWLNKALEQNPRNFRAWYQLAWIELAQGREPEGLAAFEKVLEIQPNFGLAYRDLGMFRIRQQDYPNAAKLLGRAAELGVEEAPLYNFLGIALGQTGKPQAALESYQHAVKLDPTLAEARLNLGIALYQAGRRAAAKPEFQEACRLRPQFCSYTPADLR